A window of Actinomycetota bacterium contains these coding sequences:
- a CDS encoding copper transporter — MINLRYHIVSLIAVFLALALGVIAGTTVVDQGLVRNLRRLGNSLRDQQNALREQNSEFKREIALWDRFADALVPGLMQDRLKGKRVVLLVADGLKGETPGDVSDAIVTAGGIPSGRIEFSAKWRLDDRTSREQLALALRLPADAEVPDLLEAAASQIAARLVAPGDVRSEGDVIGSLVRSGFADVTGDAGRIFPSKGSLIVYMASGARAENPSPDEFVLPLLRAVAARVPTALAEPLSSVKSLAELVRQDRDLGARVVTVDHADTLPGLLALVSGLRDLAAGKRAVAYGVRRGASAIAPVPAPTPVPTGKA, encoded by the coding sequence ATGATCAACCTTCGCTATCACATTGTGTCGCTCATCGCGGTGTTCCTTGCGCTTGCGTTGGGAGTGATCGCGGGCACGACCGTCGTTGATCAAGGGCTGGTCCGGAACCTGCGCCGCCTCGGGAACTCGCTCCGAGATCAGCAGAACGCGCTGCGCGAGCAAAACAGTGAGTTCAAGCGTGAAATCGCGTTGTGGGACAGATTCGCGGACGCTCTGGTTCCCGGACTCATGCAGGATCGGCTGAAGGGTAAGCGCGTCGTGCTGCTGGTGGCCGACGGCCTGAAAGGTGAAACGCCGGGCGACGTTTCCGACGCGATTGTGACCGCGGGGGGAATTCCTTCCGGCCGTATCGAGTTCTCCGCGAAGTGGCGACTCGACGACCGAACCTCGCGCGAGCAACTGGCCCTGGCTCTGCGGCTTCCCGCGGACGCCGAAGTCCCGGATCTTCTCGAAGCCGCGGCGTCGCAGATCGCCGCTCGTCTCGTGGCTCCCGGGGACGTTCGTTCCGAAGGTGATGTGATTGGATCGCTCGTGCGGAGCGGCTTTGCGGACGTGACGGGTGACGCCGGTCGGATCTTTCCTTCCAAGGGGTCGCTGATCGTCTACATGGCCTCCGGGGCTCGGGCGGAGAACCCGTCGCCGGACGAGTTCGTCCTGCCATTGCTGCGTGCTGTTGCCGCGCGGGTGCCGACTGCGCTGGCCGAACCGCTGTCCTCCGTGAAATCGCTGGCCGAATTGGTCCGGCAGGACCGGGATTTGGGAGCGCGCGTTGTGACCGTCGACCATGCAGACACACTCCCGGGCCTGCTGGCACTCGTCTCGGGACTCAGGGATCTTGCCGCAGGGAAGCGCGCCGTCGCGTACGGCGTACGACGCGGGGCAAGCGCAATCGCGCCTGTTCCTGCGCCGACTCCGGTCCCGACCGGTAAAGCGTGA
- a CDS encoding glycosyltransferase produces MSATDRPAVVALVPAREEAQRISVTVQTLLGIAGVDGVVVIDDASTDGTAAAAAAAGARVLRLKRRLGKGGALAYGLGRIQADLVLLIDADLGESAGVAAALLDPLLRGEADMSVACPPVTGPSGFGLVEGFARWGIERLTGRRMERPLSGQRAVRGEMLRAVALAPRFGIEVGLTVDVLRRGGRVVEVPFEISHARTGRDVRGFRHRGRQGWDIFCVLTRRAIRRGA; encoded by the coding sequence GTGAGCGCCACAGACAGACCGGCGGTTGTAGCGCTCGTGCCTGCTCGCGAGGAGGCCCAGCGCATCTCGGTGACCGTGCAAACCCTGCTCGGGATCGCAGGCGTAGATGGCGTCGTGGTTATAGACGATGCATCGACCGACGGCACTGCAGCCGCGGCCGCGGCCGCCGGCGCCCGCGTGCTAAGGCTCAAGCGTCGCCTCGGGAAAGGGGGTGCGCTCGCCTACGGTCTTGGCCGGATCCAGGCCGACCTCGTACTGCTCATCGACGCAGACCTGGGTGAGAGCGCTGGTGTTGCGGCGGCTCTCCTGGATCCGCTCCTGCGAGGTGAGGCCGACATGTCTGTGGCTTGTCCGCCGGTGACGGGTCCGAGTGGATTCGGCCTGGTGGAGGGTTTTGCGCGATGGGGAATCGAGCGCCTGACTGGGCGTCGCATGGAGCGACCTCTGTCGGGCCAGCGTGCGGTACGCGGGGAGATGTTGCGCGCGGTGGCACTCGCCCCGAGATTCGGTATCGAAGTCGGGCTGACTGTGGATGTGCTGCGTCGGGGGGGAAGAGTGGTCGAGGTCCCGTTCGAGATCTCCCACGCCCGCACCGGGCGGGACGTGCGGGGGTTCCGTCATCGGGGTCGCCAAGGGTGGGACATCTTCTGCGTGCTGACGCGCCGGGCCATTAGGCGCGGGGCGTGA